A genome region from Erigeron canadensis isolate Cc75 chromosome 3, C_canadensis_v1, whole genome shotgun sequence includes the following:
- the LOC122593599 gene encoding WD repeat-containing protein 11-like, translating to MSLTQRPPPDHPSDFMLPGPPSRNNGGSADLISTGLLAYAAGSTVPIVDTRSMQLVSIFPIPPPTSTSNTITTSSLSPFITSVRWCPTALRLDLLSHDPAASHSHLLLAAGDRQGRICLLDLRLLSTTPTFLETDQNLKLGIQDLCWIQSRSDSWVLAALAGPSALSLYNIYTKRCFYRYDAGPEILSCIQRDPFDSRHFCVLSLKGYLLSIKVHGDVSESDVVLEELRISTDVSELTKLEREIGSGLGPGSGSGSTVNNTPASALFPSYAVKIAFSPHWRHILYVVFPRELVVFDLQYETALSHGKLPRRCGKFLDVLPDPSMVLVYCAHFDGKLTAWRYKEGEQVHEMCMIEELVPSIDTSVPCPSLLSVVISHSDSTLQNVGRHFTDGHDSSSADKDFDMDFDNPFDFRDESNIISKTHLLSISDDGKIWNWRLTSEGPKDNPKDTTSVTEVSKSNTEVLSSHDSMKDVAKRIDDVKISKGFASTSNVSPDKIKLKISLIGQLQLLSSTVTILAVPSPSLTATLASGGNRPAVAVPLVALGTQNGSIDVVDVSANAIAASFSVHCSVVRGLRWLGNTRLVSFSYTPGTEKSGGFVNRLVVTCLRSGHNRKFRVLQKPERAPIRALRVSSSGRYLLIMFRDAPVEVWAMTKTPIMLRSLALPFTVLEWTLPTVPRPSHSGASKQPAANSQDHTSVASDEASTDSNGAQEDLTESFSFALVNGALGVFEVHGRRIRDFRPKWPDASFISSEGLITAMSYRTPHVVMGDKSGNVRWWDVVTGQSSSFNTHREGIRRIKFSPVVPGDRSLGRIAVLFNDNTFSVFDLDSQDPLANSLLQTQYPGTLVLELDWLPVRTDKNDPLVLCIAGADSSFRLIQVNIDKRTGYGSHLGCVKERFRPMPLCAPVLLPTSHALALRMILQYGVKPSWFNTSSAIPDIKGNSQISRSLSSVGDLRNYLIDVSPIGDSVVPELLLKALEPYRREGSVLDNERVRLYATIFNRGSAARFSFAAAIFGETLEASFWLQLPRALRHLLNMLANKSQQKAPVKLSSTSIDDTAILSRMFSKGRSTTRSSSTNLVNDGQLRMMAFEQEELWGNAKERIRWHEMLEGEQAIENRIHELVTVGNLNTAVHLLLSTPPESSFFYPNALRAVALSSAVSRSLNELAVKVVAANMVRTDRSLSGTHLLCAVGRYQEACSQLQDAGCWTDAATLAATHLKGTDYARVLQRWAGHVLHKEHNLWRALIMYVAAGSLQDAVAALREAQQPDTAAMFVIACREVHAEFIDTLDPNEESSVAIKEKLQVLRGLNPQSEEVIAVSELYTKYQQKLVHLCMDSPPFSD from the exons ATGTCATTAACCCAACGTCCACCCCCTGATCATCCCTCCGACTTCATGCTTCCAGGACCACCGTCCCGCAACAACGGTGGATCCGCGGACCTCATTTCAACCGGCCTCTTAGCCTACGCAGCCGGCAGCACTGTCCCAATCGTCGATACTCGTTCCATGCAGCTCGTATCCATCTTCCCTATCCCACCTCCTACCTCCACATCCAACACCATCACAACATCCTCATTATCACCTTTCATTACATCCGTCCGTTGGTGCCCAACGGCCCTTCGTCTAGACCTTCTTTCGCACGATCCTGCCGCGTCTCACTCTCACCTTCTTCTCGCTGCAGGTGACCGTCAAGGCCGTATTTGCCTTCTCGATCTTCGTCTTCTATCGACAACCCCAACGTTTTTAGAAACTGATCAGAATCTAAAACTTGGTATACAAGATCTTTGTTGGATACAATCTAGATCCGATTCGTGGGTGCTTGCTGCATTAGCCGGTCCTTCCGCATTGtctttgtataatatatatacaaaacgtTGTTTCTATAGATACGACGCAGGACCTGAGATATTATCATGCATTCAACGTGATCCTTTTGATTCCCGCCATTTTTGTGTCTTGAGTTTGAAAGGGTATTTGTTATCAATCAAAGTCCATGGTGACGTTTCGGAATCTGATGTTGTATTGGAAGAATTGAGAATTAGTACCGATGTTTCGGAATTGACAAAGCTGGAGAGGGAAATTGGTTCCGGTTTGGGTCCTGGTTCCGGTTCTGGTTCTACGGTTAACAATACTCCGGCTTCAGCGTTGTTTCCAAGTTACGCGGTGAAAATAGCGTTTTCTCCTCATTGGAGGCATATTTTATATGTTGTTTTCCCAAGGGAATTGGTTGTGTTTGATTTGCAGTATGAAACGGCTTTGTCTCATGGTAAGTTACCAAGGAGGTGTGGCAAGTTTTTAGATGTGTTGCCGGATCCGAGCATGGTGCTTGTTTATTGTGCTCATTTTGATGGCAAGCTCACCGCTTGGCGGTATAAGGA AGGAGAACAGGTGCACGAGATGTGTATGATAGAAGAACTGGTGCCCTCAATTGATACGTCTGTGCCTTGTCCGTCGCTTCTATCAGTTGTAATCTCTCACTCAGATTCCACTCTACAGAATGTTGGCAGACATTTTACTGATGGACATGACAGTTCATCTGCTGACAAAGACTTCGATATGGATTTTGACAATCCTTTTGATTTTCGTGATGAATCAAACATCATTTCTAAAACGCATCTATTGTCCATCTCTGATGATGGAAAAATATGGAATTGGCGTTTAACTTCTGAAGGCCCGAAAGATAATCCAAAAGATACAACAAGTGTCACAGAAGTTAGCAAATCTAACACAGAAGTCCTTTCTTCACATGATTCTATGAAGGACGTGGCTAAACGAATTGATGATGTGAAAATTAGCAAGGGATTTGCATCAACCTCCAATGTTAGCCCAGACAAGATAAAACTTAAG ATCAGCCTTATTGGGCAGCTTCAACTGCTTTCTTCAACGGTGACAATATTGGCTGTACCATCTCCTTCTTTGACAGCTACTTTGGCAA GTGGGGGAAACCGTCCTGCTGTGGCTGTTCCACTTGTTGCTTTGGGAACTCAAAATGGTTCAATTGACGTTGTTGATGTTTCTGCAAATGCTATAGCTGCAAGTTTTTCTGTACATTGTAGTGTTGTAAGAGGGTTAAGGTGGCTTGGAAATACTAGACTTGTCTCGTTCTCATACACTCCG GGAACTGAGAAGTCTGGAGGATTTGTCAATAGGCTTGTTGTTACCTGCCTTAGGAGTGGCCATAATCGAAAATTCAGGGTCTTACAAAAGCCTGAGCGTGCCCCAATTAGAGCTCTTCGTGTGTCATCTTCTGGAAG ATATCTTTTGATCATGTTTCGTGATGCACCTGTGGAGGTTTGGGCAATGACAAAAACTCCAATTATG cTTAGGTCATTAGCTCTTCCATTCACAGTTTTGGAGTGGACTCTTCCTACGGTTCCAAGACCGAGTCATAGTGGAGCATCTAAGCAACCTGCGGCTAATTCCCAAGATCACACATCTGTGGCATCTGATGAGGCCTCTACAGACTCTA ATGGAGCTCAAGAAGATTTGACGGAGAGTTTTTCATTTGCTCTTGTAAACGGTGCACTTGGGGTGTTTGAGGTTCATGGACGAAGGATCCGAGATTTCAG ACCAAAGTGGCCTGATGCGTCATTTATTTCTTCCGAAGGACTGATTACAGCGATGTCTTATCGTACACCTCATGTG GTTATGGGGGACAAGTCAGGTAATGTTCGATGGTGGGATGTAGTAACCGGGCAATCTTCATCTTTCAACACTCACAGGGAAGGAATTAGAAGAATTAAATTCTCTCCTGTGGTCCCAGGAGATCGTAGCCTTGGACGTATTGCTGTATTGTTTAACGACAATACATTTTCTGTGTTTGATCTA GATTCACAGGATCCATTAGCAAATTCCTTATTGCAGACTCAGTATCCAGGAACCCTTGTGCTGGAGCTTGACTGGTTACCTGTGCGaacggataagaatgatccttTGGTATTATGTATTGCTGGAGCAGATAGTAGCTTTCGCCTTATTCAGGTTAACAT TGATAAAAGAACTGGTTATGGAAGTCATCTTGGATGTGTGAAGGAACGATTTCGGCCAATGCCATTATGCGCTCCTGTATTGCTTCCGACATCACATGCCTTG GCATTGCGAATGATCTTGCAATATGGGGTAAAGCCTTCATGGTTTAACACAAGTAGTGCGATTCCAGATATTAAGGGGAATTCCCAGATATCACGAAGTTTATCATCGGTTGGAGATCTTCGTAACTATTTGATTGATGTATCACCTATTGGTGACTCTGTAGTACCAGAGTTACTTCTTAAAGCATTAGAGCCTTACAGAAGAGAAG GTAGCGTACTTGATAATGAGAGGGTGCGACTCTATGCTACCATATTCAATAGAGGTTCTGCGGCAAGGTTTTCTTTTGCAGCTGCAATATTTGGTGAAACCTTAGAGGCTTCCTTTTGGTTGCAATTGCCTCGGGCATTGAGGCACTTGTTGAACATGTTGGCAAACAAGTCGCAGCAAAAAGCGCCTGTCAAATTGTCATCTACATCAATTGATGATACGGCTATATTAAGTAGGATGTTCTCCAAAGGAAGATCAACTACACGGTCATCAAGCACAAATTTAGTG AATGATGGTCAACTTAGGATGATGGCTTTTGAGCAAGAAGAGTTGTGGGGTAATGCTAAAGAACGTATTAGATGGCATGAAATGTTGGAGGGTGAACAAGCCATTGAGAACCGCATACATGA GCTTGTCACAGTTGGTAATTTGAATACTGCTGTCCATTTACTGCTTTCTACTCCTCCAGAGAGCTCGTTCTTCTATCCGAATGCTTTGCGTGCAGTTGCTCTTTCATCTGCAGTGTCAAGATCTCTAAATGAACTGGCAGTAAAG GTGGTTGCAGCTAATATGGTAAGGACTGACAGGTCTTTGTCCGGCACACATCTGTTATGCGCTGTAGGAAGATACCAAGAAGCTTGTTCACAG CTTCAAGACGCAGGGTGTTGGACAGACGCTGCAACCTTGGCAGCAACACATTTGAAAGGAACTGATTATGCAAG GGTACTGCAAAGATGGGCAGGACATGTCTTGCATAAGGAACATAACCTCTGGAG GGCCCTAATAATGTATGTAGCAGCTGGTTCATTGCAAGATGCAGTTGCAGCATTACGTGAAGCTCAGCAACCAGATACAGCTGCCATGTTCGTCATTGCTTGTCGAGAAGTTCATGCTGAATTTATAGACACCTTAGATCCTAATGAGGAGTCCTCTGTTGCAATCAAGGAGAAGTTGCAGGTTTTACGTGGATTAAACCCACAAAGTGAAGAAGTTATAGCAGTCAGTGAATTATACACAAAGTACCAACAGAAACTAGTTCATCTCTGCATGGACTCGCCACCATTTTCCGATTAA